In uncultured Desulfovibrio sp., one DNA window encodes the following:
- a CDS encoding alpha/beta hydrolase, with amino-acid sequence MQKTGIRWQWLLGMVLGSVLALSVQVRPAVAGPSQNTPAKEDSTMNLEQKWDKTFPQSSRVTHEKVTFRNRYGITLAADLYIPVQATGRMAAIAVSGPFGAVKEQASGLYAQTMAERGFVTLAFDPSFTGESGGEPRHVASPDINTEDFCAAVDYLTTRSDVDAERIGIIGICGFGGMGLNAAAMDTRIKATVTSTMYDMSRVIANGYFDAMDADARYALRTQLNEQRTKDARSGSIASAGGLPDTLTGNEPQFVKDYYAYYKTARGYHPRCLNSGTGWNTTSALSFMTMPLLQYSSEIRHAVLVIHGEKAHSRYFSEDAFKKLTGDNKQLLIIPGASHVDLYDRMDIIPWDTMETFFRTYLK; translated from the coding sequence ATGCAGAAGACAGGTATTCGCTGGCAATGGCTGCTCGGCATGGTGCTGGGCAGTGTGCTTGCCCTGTCCGTTCAGGTCCGGCCGGCTGTGGCCGGTCCCTCCCAGAACACTCCAGCCAAGGAGGATAGTACCATGAATCTTGAACAGAAATGGGACAAGACCTTCCCGCAGAGCAGCCGCGTCACGCATGAGAAGGTAACGTTTCGGAACCGCTATGGCATTACGCTGGCGGCTGATCTTTATATTCCCGTGCAGGCTACGGGCAGAATGGCGGCCATTGCCGTCAGCGGCCCCTTTGGTGCTGTCAAGGAACAGGCCTCCGGCCTGTATGCCCAGACCATGGCCGAACGGGGCTTTGTAACCCTGGCCTTTGACCCGTCATTCACCGGGGAAAGCGGCGGAGAGCCGCGCCATGTGGCATCGCCGGACATCAATACGGAAGATTTTTGCGCAGCGGTGGATTATCTGACCACCCGCAGCGATGTGGACGCAGAGCGCATCGGCATCATCGGCATTTGCGGCTTCGGCGGCATGGGCCTCAATGCGGCCGCCATGGACACGCGCATCAAGGCAACGGTCACATCCACCATGTATGATATGAGCCGTGTTATTGCCAATGGCTACTTTGATGCCATGGATGCCGATGCGCGTTATGCATTGCGCACGCAGTTGAACGAACAGCGCACAAAGGATGCGCGCTCCGGCAGCATTGCATCTGCCGGTGGCCTGCCGGATACCCTCACCGGCAATGAGCCGCAGTTTGTGAAGGATTATTATGCCTATTACAAGACGGCGCGCGGCTATCATCCCCGCTGCCTCAACAGCGGCACGGGCTGGAACACCACATCGGCCCTGTCGTTCATGACCATGCCCCTGTTGCAGTATTCGTCCGAAATACGCCATGCGGTCCTGGTCATTCACGGCGAAAAGGCGCATTCCCGCTATTTCAGCGAGGATGCCTTCAAAAAACTGACCGGCGACAACAAGCAGTTGCTGATTATTCCCGGTGCAAGCCATGTGGACCTGTATGACAGGATGGACATCATTCCCTGGGATACCATGGAAACCTTTTTCCGAACCTATCTGAAGTAA
- a CDS encoding type III secretion system chaperone — protein MISRETANALLEEFARQEELETLQLDDDNTCLLISADDHVVHLRFDEAEGTFIAFGSMGMLSDDGEVAQREMRALLTANLMWQETMGATITLAPESNTVLLQQMWLPEQASMEKFTAFLQSFALLLAFWEKRFLTLGEELMANEQPFYITF, from the coding sequence GTGATAAGCCGCGAAACCGCCAATGCCCTTCTGGAAGAATTTGCCCGCCAGGAAGAGCTGGAAACGCTTCAGCTTGATGACGATAATACCTGCCTGCTGATTTCAGCAGATGACCATGTGGTGCATCTTCGTTTTGACGAGGCGGAGGGAACCTTTATCGCCTTTGGCAGCATGGGCATGCTGAGCGATGACGGCGAAGTGGCGCAGCGCGAAATGCGGGCGCTGCTGACGGCCAATCTCATGTGGCAGGAAACCATGGGGGCCACCATAACCCTTGCCCCGGAAAGCAATACGGTGCTGTTGCAGCAGATGTGGCTGCCGGAACAGGCCAGCATGGAAAAATTTACGGCCTTTTTGCAGTCCTTTGCCCTGCTGCTTGCCTTCTGGGAAAAACGCTTCCTCACCCTGGGCGAAGAGCTGATGGCAAATGAACAGCCGTTTTATATCACCTTTTAG
- a CDS encoding inositol phosphate phosphatase SopB — protein MPAIVSTSSLRSLAFVRDGFVRVDQQSGTLTASGTRAHFWQLRQRHMENEASSKAARIIRDSVCAHCGKALGTRLFNQYLGSKSLKGRAFTGGQVANLLRAATERNLDLLVSRHVDSVVANGALRQEILAELGHIQGRPEDFINLVGRSIDLLEGDFFGRQSHADAAEEHILVHNELSRMRLDLMATTGTDNLRACVEDLMAQLRNMVSVLAVQQTNNPFTGQNVSMAFTQMYEAYEQVITQHQQDTTRARQQVTDAASPQARLLGERSAALAALLASVQAAKASPPEMQGVGAGDQVAPQLLEQFVKLPETLGRKLHDILPDLKAGELAKAIKAAYVQVLNRGNWPVIDRTIQYFGSHGESVIARSIITPARHIGSIGPSMAADGINGVSCEDRGQQRHALNLACTSLDVMGQPLFCGIRHGINSAYTIKDPAARLAANAARAREIFTAALQSSPERLRAAEQAGPDDVIELPLLSTSLITPDKLREVGGRHSERTYLAEQCASWKDACTPAGTCQVDIVTSNGTTKTVTVHPTVLTFNFGVNAGAQHSLMQLGWHASQRYNEEAMRQLFGPDDRSGLVGNFLAQPAISQQVRDTVSTLRDQILDLWHHGTYRQSGQDPYRLPARLAMLGHFMGMMPLFNCKSGKDRTGQMDVACKTLALQMHESGGAVPALDADRSRVDQQIFHQVAINSGNLEMQRLNTGLAGFKTSHVAGLDALFSPEARDMHRGLSHYVKV, from the coding sequence ATGCCTGCCATCGTTTCCACGTCATCCCTCAGATCCTTGGCCTTTGTCCGGGATGGCTTTGTGCGTGTTGACCAGCAAAGCGGCACACTCACTGCATCGGGCACCCGGGCGCACTTCTGGCAGCTCCGGCAGCGCCACATGGAAAACGAGGCCAGCAGTAAGGCCGCCAGAATCATCCGTGACAGCGTATGCGCCCATTGCGGCAAGGCCCTGGGCACCAGGCTCTTCAACCAGTATCTCGGCAGCAAAAGCCTGAAGGGCCGGGCCTTTACCGGCGGGCAGGTGGCCAATCTCCTGCGGGCTGCCACAGAAAGGAACCTTGACCTGCTTGTGAGCCGGCATGTGGACAGCGTTGTCGCCAACGGCGCCTTGCGCCAGGAAATCCTGGCGGAACTGGGGCACATCCAGGGCCGGCCGGAGGATTTCATCAATCTGGTGGGGCGAAGCATAGACCTGCTGGAAGGGGATTTCTTCGGGCGGCAGAGCCATGCGGATGCTGCGGAAGAACACATCCTGGTTCACAATGAACTTTCGCGCATGCGCCTTGACCTCATGGCAACCACAGGAACGGACAATCTGCGGGCCTGCGTAGAGGACCTCATGGCGCAGCTGCGCAACATGGTCAGCGTGCTGGCTGTGCAGCAGACCAACAATCCCTTTACCGGCCAGAACGTGAGCATGGCCTTTACCCAGATGTATGAAGCCTATGAACAGGTCATCACGCAGCATCAGCAGGACACTACCCGCGCCCGGCAGCAGGTGACGGATGCGGCATCGCCGCAGGCCCGGCTGCTGGGGGAGAGAAGCGCGGCCCTTGCCGCGCTGCTGGCAAGCGTGCAGGCCGCCAAGGCCAGCCCCCCGGAAATGCAGGGCGTGGGAGCTGGCGACCAGGTTGCGCCCCAGCTGCTGGAACAATTTGTGAAACTGCCCGAAACGCTTGGCCGGAAGCTGCATGACATTCTGCCCGATCTCAAGGCCGGAGAGCTGGCCAAGGCCATCAAGGCCGCCTATGTGCAGGTGCTCAACAGGGGAAACTGGCCAGTCATTGACCGGACCATACAGTATTTTGGCAGTCATGGCGAAAGCGTCATCGCCCGTTCCATCATCACGCCCGCCCGGCATATTGGGAGTATTGGCCCGTCCATGGCGGCAGACGGCATCAATGGCGTGTCCTGCGAAGACCGGGGGCAGCAGCGCCATGCCCTCAATCTTGCCTGCACCTCCCTGGACGTGATGGGGCAGCCACTGTTCTGCGGCATCCGCCACGGCATCAACAGCGCCTATACGATAAAGGACCCTGCGGCGCGCCTGGCGGCCAATGCCGCCCGGGCCAGGGAAATCTTTACCGCAGCCCTGCAAAGCTCGCCGGAGCGGCTGCGTGCCGCCGAACAGGCTGGTCCCGACGATGTCATCGAACTGCCGCTGCTTTCCACCAGTCTGATCACGCCGGACAAACTGCGTGAAGTGGGGGGGCGACATTCGGAACGCACCTATCTTGCCGAGCAATGCGCTTCCTGGAAGGATGCCTGCACGCCTGCCGGCACCTGTCAGGTGGATATTGTCACCAGCAACGGCACCACCAAGACCGTTACCGTGCATCCCACGGTGCTTACCTTCAATTTCGGGGTCAATGCCGGGGCACAGCATTCCCTCATGCAGCTGGGCTGGCACGCCTCGCAGCGCTATAACGAAGAGGCCATGCGCCAGCTGTTCGGCCCCGACGACAGGAGCGGTCTGGTGGGAAATTTTCTGGCACAGCCTGCCATCAGCCAGCAGGTCAGGGATACGGTGAGTACCCTGCGTGACCAGATTCTGGATCTCTGGCATCACGGCACATACCGGCAGTCCGGTCAGGACCCCTACCGCCTGCCTGCCCGTCTGGCCATGCTGGGGCACTTCATGGGCATGATGCCCCTGTTCAACTGCAAGAGCGGCAAGGACCGCACCGGCCAGATGGACGTGGCCTGCAAGACGCTGGCCCTGCAGATGCACGAAAGCGGCGGCGCCGTGCCGGCCCTGGACGCCGACCGTAGCCGCGTGGATCAGCAGATTTTTCATCAGGTGGCCATCAATAGCGGCAACCTTGAAATGCAGCGCCTGAATACCGGCCTGGCCGGTTTCAAGACCTCCCATGTGGCCGGGCTGGATGCCCTCTTTTCTCCGGAAGCACGCGACATGCACCGGGGCCTCAGTCATTATGTGAAGGTCTGA
- a CDS encoding bifunctional metallophosphatase/5'-nucleotidase: MPVQASAVSARHALWRRCLHLCAGALAGVLLVALPVQGQDQPRQEGTGLELRILHVNDTHAHLAGTDSRMNACLDATGCRGGLGRIAAAIRTARQRQDNVLALDAGDQFQGTLFYSVGKWPVIAAVDRLLPYDAMTLGNHEFDEGCAALAQFLRAQPLTVLAANLVPAQGCPLAGSRILPFCVRRVRGIRVGIIGLANDTVREQAAACPQTRFLPAVEALRRCVTTLRAQGIRHILVLSHLGLERDRELARSVVGVDVVVGGHSHAVLGPGAEDGPYPVVEHALDGAPVLVVTAGRAARYLGDLTLVFDAAGVPVAWTGGLRELAPALPRDVQVERLVRGQARELHRYRTQRVGQHSIVMADGMEACRRGDCFSGLLTADAFLAYGRSLGTTLALVNGGSLRAALPPGMLSQGDLLALHPFAGQVHVREYTGSTLWEALEHAVSGPGGKGPQLLQVAGMRYRADVSRPAGQRLLAVELVNARGESRPLDPAARYRVVLTRFLANGGDGFFMLRQGRLLAVCPLRDRDLLERYLARHSPLQTISTGRILLEGMTNQAAP, encoded by the coding sequence ATGCCTGTTCAGGCATCTGCCGTGTCTGCCCGTCATGCCCTCTGGCGGCGCTGCCTGCATCTGTGTGCCGGCGCGCTGGCCGGCGTTCTGCTTGTGGCCCTGCCTGTGCAGGGGCAGGACCAGCCGCGGCAGGAAGGGACCGGTCTGGAGCTGCGGATTCTGCACGTCAATGATACGCACGCCCATCTGGCAGGGACGGACAGCCGCATGAATGCCTGCCTTGATGCCACAGGCTGTCGTGGCGGCCTGGGCCGCATTGCCGCGGCCATCAGGACGGCTCGGCAGCGTCAGGACAATGTGCTTGCCCTGGATGCCGGAGACCAGTTTCAGGGGACGCTGTTCTACAGCGTCGGCAAATGGCCCGTCATTGCCGCAGTGGATCGTCTGCTGCCCTATGATGCCATGACCCTGGGCAATCATGAATTTGACGAGGGCTGTGCCGCGCTGGCCCAATTTCTGCGGGCACAGCCCCTTACCGTGCTGGCTGCCAATCTGGTGCCGGCACAGGGCTGTCCGCTTGCCGGCAGCCGCATTCTCCCCTTCTGCGTGCGGCGTGTACGCGGCATCAGGGTGGGCATCATCGGGCTGGCCAATGATACGGTGCGGGAACAGGCCGCCGCCTGCCCGCAGACCCGCTTTCTCCCTGCGGTGGAAGCGCTGCGCCGCTGCGTAACCACGCTGCGGGCACAGGGCATCCGGCATATTCTGGTGCTGAGTCATCTGGGACTGGAACGGGACAGGGAACTGGCGCGCAGCGTGGTCGGTGTGGATGTGGTGGTGGGAGGACACAGCCATGCCGTGCTTGGTCCCGGGGCGGAAGACGGACCGTATCCCGTTGTGGAACATGCCCTGGACGGCGCGCCGGTGCTGGTGGTTACCGCAGGCCGGGCAGCCCGCTACCTGGGGGACCTGACTCTTGTCTTTGATGCGGCGGGGGTTCCCGTGGCCTGGACCGGCGGACTTCGAGAGCTGGCACCCGCCCTGCCCCGGGATGTGCAGGTGGAACGGCTGGTGCGTGGCCAGGCCCGCGAGCTGCACCGCTATCGTACCCAGCGGGTGGGACAGCACAGTATTGTCATGGCGGATGGCATGGAAGCCTGCCGCAGGGGCGACTGCTTCAGCGGTCTGCTGACGGCGGATGCCTTTCTGGCATATGGCCGGTCTCTGGGGACCACCCTGGCTCTGGTCAATGGCGGCAGCCTGCGTGCCGCCCTGCCGCCCGGCATGCTTTCGCAGGGGGACCTGCTGGCCCTGCATCCCTTTGCGGGGCAGGTGCATGTCCGGGAATATACGGGCAGCACGCTTTGGGAGGCGCTGGAACATGCCGTTTCCGGTCCCGGCGGAAAGGGGCCGCAGCTGCTCCAGGTAGCGGGCATGCGCTACCGGGCGGATGTCAGCCGCCCTGCGGGACAGCGCCTGCTCGCCGTGGAGCTGGTGAATGCCCGTGGCGAGTCTCGGCCGCTGGACCCTGCGGCCCGCTACCGCGTGGTGCTCACACGTTTTCTGGCCAATGGCGGCGATGGCTTTTTCATGCTGCGTCAGGGCCGCCTGCTGGCTGTCTGCCCCCTGCGTGACCGGGACCTGCTGGAGCGTTACCTTGCCCGCCATTCCCCATTGCAGACGATAAGCACCGGACGTATCCTGCTGGAGGGCATGACGAATCAGGCGGCACCGTAA
- a CDS encoding DUF1848 domain-containing protein, translated as MIAQPDTMPTLAPLIISASRATDIPAFHGTWFMARLRAGFCRWRNPFNPRQQRRISFERTRLFVFWSKNPAPFQPHFAEISAAGRQFYVQYTLNDYEKEGLEPHLPALHRRLDDFRRLAEHIGPQRVIWRVDPLIVGGGLTPECLLDRLDRLGRVLSPWTEKLVFSFVDMYRKTTVGLHRLNPAYRAPTEAEMRHLAAGIAHLNNGWPHRLALATCAEALDLRDMGIHKNACIDADLIRRLCPQDALIQQELSPCRQASLLPGMVPAPAPRRDSGQRQACGCFPSKDIGAYGTCPHGCVYCYANPSPSVVRQAMQRCRHHPETREFLD; from the coding sequence ATGATCGCACAGCCCGACACCATGCCCACACTGGCCCCGCTCATCATTTCCGCCAGCCGGGCCACGGACATTCCCGCCTTTCACGGCACATGGTTCATGGCGCGCTTGCGGGCAGGCTTCTGCCGCTGGCGCAATCCCTTCAACCCCCGCCAGCAACGCCGCATTTCCTTTGAGCGGACCCGCCTTTTTGTGTTCTGGAGCAAGAACCCCGCCCCCTTTCAGCCGCATTTTGCGGAAATTTCGGCCGCGGGACGGCAATTCTACGTCCAGTATACCCTCAATGACTACGAGAAGGAGGGGCTGGAACCCCACCTGCCCGCCCTGCACCGCCGTCTGGACGACTTCCGGCGTCTGGCGGAGCACATTGGCCCGCAGCGCGTCATCTGGCGTGTTGATCCTCTCATTGTGGGAGGCGGCCTGACGCCGGAATGCCTTCTGGACCGGCTGGACCGCCTGGGGCGGGTGCTTTCCCCCTGGACGGAAAAGCTCGTCTTCAGCTTTGTGGACATGTACCGCAAGACAACCGTGGGCCTGCATCGCCTGAATCCTGCCTACCGCGCCCCCACGGAAGCGGAAATGCGGCATCTGGCCGCCGGCATTGCTCACCTGAACAACGGCTGGCCGCACCGGCTGGCGCTGGCCACCTGTGCCGAAGCCCTTGATCTGCGGGACATGGGTATCCACAAAAACGCCTGCATTGATGCCGACCTTATCCGCCGTCTCTGCCCGCAGGATGCCCTCATCCAGCAGGAACTGTCGCCATGCAGGCAGGCAAGCCTGCTGCCCGGCATGGTTCCCGCCCCTGCTCCCCGCCGGGACAGCGGACAGCGCCAGGCCTGCGGCTGCTTTCCCAGCAAGGATATCGGCGCTTACGGAACCTGCCCGCACGGTTGTGTCTATTGCTACGCCAATCCTTCACCATCCGTGGTGCGGCAGGCCATGCAGCGCTGCCGCCATCACCCCGAGACCCGGGAATTCCTGGACTGA
- a CDS encoding lytic transglycosylase domain-containing protein, whose translation MLTRADPARRCRRGWLPVMLLGALLLCAGCGGRSPKARTPLPPPPPAVLVPGTGILSHEYEEREVLPRMVRVASLPHGAPGRPRRIVEAGAAAPEVTPDSAPATVSDTRASAFAAVRAAQEVNAAPAPEEWRTLAREAEEIFGLDAALVLAVIRAESSFNHEAQSPAGAQGAMQIMPGTQEELGLIDPFDPRANVYAGSEYLMHQLQRFGNVELALAAYNAGPESVERYGGIPPFAETQEFVRRVLAYWKCSLPADDKRTLPPAPTPRS comes from the coding sequence ATGCTGACTCGTGCGGACCCGGCCCGCAGGTGTCGCCGCGGCTGGCTGCCGGTCATGCTGCTGGGGGCGCTGCTTTTGTGCGCCGGCTGTGGCGGGCGTTCGCCAAAGGCCAGAACGCCCCTGCCACCCCCGCCGCCGGCAGTTCTTGTGCCCGGAACGGGCATTCTTTCCCATGAATATGAGGAGCGGGAAGTGCTGCCCCGCATGGTGCGGGTTGCCTCGCTGCCGCACGGCGCTCCTGGCCGGCCGCGGCGTATCGTCGAGGCAGGGGCCGCAGCCCCGGAAGTAACACCGGACAGCGCCCCTGCGACGGTTTCAGACACGCGGGCCTCGGCCTTTGCCGCCGTGCGTGCCGCCCAGGAGGTCAATGCCGCTCCGGCGCCGGAGGAATGGCGCACGCTGGCCCGCGAGGCCGAGGAAATCTTCGGCCTGGACGCGGCGCTGGTTCTGGCAGTCATCCGGGCAGAATCCTCCTTCAATCATGAAGCCCAGTCTCCCGCCGGTGCCCAGGGCGCCATGCAGATCATGCCCGGCACGCAGGAGGAGCTGGGCCTCATCGATCCCTTTGATCCCCGCGCCAATGTCTATGCCGGTTCCGAGTATCTCATGCACCAGCTCCAGCGCTTCGGCAATGTGGAGCTGGCCCTGGCGGCCTATAATGCCGGTCCGGAAAGCGTGGAACGCTACGGAGGCATTCCTCCCTTTGCCGAAACACAGGAATTTGTGCGCCGAGTTCTGGCCTACTGGAAATGCAGCCTGCCGGCAGACGACAAGCGGACGCTGCCGCCTGCGCCTACGCCACGCTCCTAA
- a CDS encoding ATP-binding protein: MARILLPAHLSSCAPAMDFLRSHLAGDYQSILGFVELAVEELLVNVVNYAYAGERLPQSGEDDHWGQLELGFRRVSMDSAPFLCVWIRDWGRPFDPFVESSAPDTSLGVDERPIGGLGVHLVKNVSAHHCYSGEDGTNTIELYFSLAPAAC; the protein is encoded by the coding sequence GTGGCCCGGATTCTTCTGCCCGCCCATCTTTCGAGCTGTGCACCGGCCATGGATTTTTTACGCAGCCATCTTGCCGGCGATTACCAGAGTATTCTCGGCTTTGTGGAACTGGCCGTGGAAGAACTGCTGGTCAATGTGGTCAACTATGCCTACGCCGGAGAACGTCTGCCCCAGAGCGGGGAAGACGATCACTGGGGACAGCTGGAGCTGGGCTTTCGCCGGGTAAGCATGGACAGCGCCCCCTTTCTCTGCGTCTGGATCCGGGACTGGGGCAGGCCCTTTGATCCCTTTGTGGAATCCTCCGCACCCGATACCTCGCTGGGCGTGGACGAACGCCCCATCGGCGGGCTGGGGGTACATCTGGTCAAGAACGTTTCCGCCCACCACTGCTACAGCGGCGAGGACGGCACCAATACCATAGAACTCTACTTCAGCCTTGCCCCTGCCGCATGCTGA
- a CDS encoding STAS domain-containing protein, whose translation MEVSITEQDGTTIVELAGRMDATTTAEFENATRALLAEGKTRLLIDMARLEYISSAGLRGILGLVKALKSVSGKVAFCSLLPMTAEVFRISGFNAILTVCGSRQEALAALAG comes from the coding sequence ATGGAAGTCAGCATAACGGAACAGGACGGTACCACCATCGTGGAACTGGCAGGGCGCATGGATGCCACAACCACAGCAGAGTTTGAAAATGCCACGCGCGCCCTGCTGGCAGAGGGAAAGACACGCCTGCTCATTGACATGGCCCGGCTGGAATACATCAGTTCCGCCGGCCTGCGGGGCATACTGGGCCTTGTGAAGGCCCTCAAGTCCGTGTCCGGCAAGGTCGCCTTCTGCTCCCTGCTGCCCATGACGGCGGAGGTGTTCCGCATTTCCGGTTTCAATGCCATACTGACTGTCTGCGGCAGCCGGCAGGAGGCCCTGGCGGCCCTGGCCGGCTGA
- the sctR gene encoding type III secretion system export apparatus subunit SctR, producing the protein MAGINPLYLIAGLALLGLAPFLLMLVTSYVKIVVVTSLVRNALGVQQVPPAMVMNGLAIILTIFIMAPVAMDTKALLEQQRFSANPAPTELIQAVQAVSPPLRQFLEKNTSPAILQEFMGTAQRIWPEHQRQSITRDNMFILIPAFTITELTKAFQVGFLLYLPFVAIDLIISNILLAMGMMMVSPMTISLPFKLLLFVTLDGWLKISQGLLLSYQ; encoded by the coding sequence CTGGCCGGGATTAATCCCCTCTATCTCATTGCCGGTCTGGCCCTGCTGGGGCTGGCGCCCTTTCTGCTCATGCTGGTCACCTCCTACGTCAAGATTGTGGTGGTCACCAGTCTGGTGCGCAACGCCCTTGGCGTGCAGCAGGTGCCGCCGGCCATGGTCATGAACGGGCTGGCCATCATCCTGACCATCTTCATCATGGCGCCCGTGGCCATGGATACCAAGGCCCTGCTGGAACAGCAGCGCTTCAGCGCCAATCCTGCGCCAACGGAGCTGATTCAGGCCGTGCAGGCCGTATCGCCCCCCCTGCGCCAGTTTTTGGAAAAAAACACCAGTCCGGCTATTCTGCAGGAATTCATGGGCACGGCGCAGCGCATCTGGCCAGAGCACCAGCGCCAGAGCATCACGCGCGACAATATGTTCATTCTCATCCCGGCCTTTACCATCACGGAGCTGACCAAGGCCTTTCAGGTGGGCTTTCTGCTGTATTTGCCTTTCGTGGCCATAGACCTTATCATTTCCAACATTCTGCTGGCCATGGGCATGATGATGGTATCACCCATGACCATTTCGCTGCCGTTCAAGCTGCTGCTTTTCGTGACGCTGGACGGCTGGCTGAAAATCAGTCAGGGGCTGCTGCTCAGCTATCAGTAA
- the sctQ gene encoding type III secretion system cytoplasmic ring protein SctQ: protein MTTPIAPLALPTLAPLRARLLNALSSRALPCQVLLDAGTETPPVCQLSLNGVAAAQTHEAPAAPAASLFLRSGEALWRLDWSSLEALALRPELDAWRCARPVNAQDFVFLPQELCLAVLERLLTPALAQLEALLGCEVRCTAAPSADIAWQGALPFVLRLPQGETIFLRLSWADDAAARMLLEQLEQLPLHTVPPRPAEKVACRLEAGSMRLSVAEAADLGVGDVLLPETWAGETPRLRLPGGRAVVCRREDGLLTILGPDAGQDGEAHAQRESEETMSDEQTTPPVPETTAQDAAAAPLWDTTAIGSLELPVVFELGSLHLRLDELAALTPGYTFALGGSASSPLVDIRVGDRVLARGRLVDVGGMPGVQITRMQPDGAGEPGAAPAAEATDTPETAPAQQPADAPAQEPQEDGDGTGRD from the coding sequence ATGACTACGCCCATAGCTCCCCTTGCGCTGCCCACCCTTGCCCCGTTGCGGGCGCGCCTGCTCAATGCCCTGAGCAGCCGGGCACTGCCCTGCCAGGTGCTGCTGGATGCCGGTACGGAAACGCCGCCCGTCTGCCAGCTGTCCCTCAATGGCGTGGCAGCCGCGCAGACGCATGAAGCGCCCGCTGCGCCGGCGGCCAGCCTGTTTCTGCGCAGCGGCGAGGCCCTGTGGCGTCTGGACTGGTCGTCGCTGGAGGCCCTTGCCCTGCGCCCGGAACTGGACGCCTGGCGCTGTGCCCGTCCCGTGAATGCGCAGGACTTTGTCTTTCTGCCGCAGGAACTGTGCCTTGCCGTGCTGGAACGGCTGCTGACGCCGGCACTGGCGCAGCTGGAAGCCCTGCTGGGCTGTGAGGTCCGCTGCACGGCAGCGCCGTCGGCAGACATTGCCTGGCAGGGTGCGCTGCCCTTTGTGCTGCGTCTGCCCCAGGGGGAGACCATTTTCCTGCGCCTCTCCTGGGCTGATGATGCCGCAGCGCGCATGCTGCTGGAACAGCTGGAACAGCTGCCCCTGCATACCGTGCCGCCGCGCCCTGCTGAAAAAGTTGCCTGCCGGCTGGAAGCGGGCAGCATGCGCCTCAGCGTGGCGGAAGCGGCAGATCTGGGCGTGGGGGATGTCCTGCTGCCGGAAACCTGGGCAGGGGAAACGCCGCGCCTGCGGCTGCCCGGGGGCAGGGCCGTGGTCTGCCGTCGGGAGGACGGTCTGCTGACCATTCTGGGGCCGGATGCCGGCCAGGACGGCGAAGCGCATGCCCAACGAGAAAGCGAGGAAACCATGAGCGATGAACAGACAACGCCTCCGGTTCCGGAAACGACGGCACAGGACGCCGCAGCTGCCCCGCTGTGGGACACCACAGCCATCGGCAGCCTGGAACTGCCCGTCGTCTTTGAACTGGGCAGCCTGCACCTGCGCCTGGATGAACTGGCAGCCCTGACGCCGGGCTATACCTTTGCCCTGGGCGGCAGTGCGTCGTCGCCGCTGGTGGACATTCGCGTGGGCGACCGTGTGCTGGCCCGGGGGCGTCTGGTGGATGTGGGCGGCATGCCCGGCGTGCAGATCACCCGCATGCAGCCCGACGGAGCAGGGGAGCCGGGAGCGGCGCCCGCAGCGGAAGCGACGGACACGCCGGAGACGGCCCCCGCACAGCAGCCGGCGGATGCTCCGGCACAGGAGCCGCAGGAGGACGGGGATGGAACTGGCCGGGATTAA
- a CDS encoding YscO family type III secretion system apparatus protein → MAVSTYPLQALLSVRHYREDAARNALRVAERLLVQAREDVARCQEELERFQRWRPEEEERRYARIWGKRLSPDELADFRASLAALGEAEAQRVQAVTEARQALARQEQAVDHARQAVAHARREAAKIESHRDIWQERDKKERERQEDLELEEFAVPTPVGEDT, encoded by the coding sequence GTGGCCGTATCCACCTATCCATTGCAGGCGCTGCTTTCCGTGCGCCACTACCGCGAGGACGCTGCCCGAAACGCTCTGCGCGTGGCGGAACGCCTGCTGGTACAGGCGCGCGAGGACGTGGCCCGCTGCCAGGAAGAGCTGGAACGCTTCCAGCGCTGGCGTCCCGAGGAAGAGGAGCGACGCTATGCGCGCATCTGGGGAAAGCGCCTTTCTCCCGATGAACTGGCGGACTTCCGGGCCTCGCTGGCAGCGCTGGGCGAGGCCGAAGCGCAACGGGTGCAGGCCGTGACGGAAGCCCGGCAGGCCCTTGCCCGGCAGGAACAGGCGGTGGACCATGCCCGGCAGGCCGTGGCGCATGCCCGCCGGGAAGCTGCCAAGATAGAAAGCCATCGTGACATCTGGCAGGAGAGAGACAAAAAGGAAAGAGAGCGTCAGGAAGACCTGGAACTGGAAGAATTTGCCGTGCCGACCCCGGTCGGTGAGGATACGTAA